In Paraglaciecola sp. T6c, the sequence AAGCGGGTAATGGTACAGACAACGATAACTTCAATCGTTCGGGGCCTTACTTTTCGTCTATGAACAAAATCAATATCACTAATGTGAAGGTCACCAATGGTTTCACTGGTGTGTGGTTAAAACCCCATTCAAAAATCATGAAAGACATCAGTGTAGAAAATATCGAAGCGATAGACAGCGGTACGGCCTTATTAGTCGGTAAAGGGTCGTTCAATTGTAAAACCCGTTGTCGCGACCTAACCCGAGGTCGTATTAATAATTTAGTGATTAAAGGGGATATCACCCTAAGACAAACCGTATTTGATGCCCCTGTTGCAGAGGTGGGCAATAACATTACGTACTTGATAACCGATGCCAACAGACGTTATTTAGCTAACCTCAACGATAAAAACATCGATCAACTGACCCGAAATGATTTACAGCAGAAGAAGATCATCGGCCAGCAAACACCTGAGCAGTTAGCCGCATTGACCCCAGAAAGCTTTGATAATCCGTCAGGTACGCGTTGGTATAAAATATTTCCAACGGCACCTGTTCTCGCCTTATCCATGTTATCTGCAACAGAAGTAGGCAATGAATCCGCTAAATTTGGCTTCTACCCTGTGGATTTCTCTAAAGCGAATATCGTTTCTGATGGTTTACCTGAAGATACCTTGATTTTGTATCGCGGTGATATGCGTAACCCCAACGGCAGTACTGCTACAGATTTCATCAATAAGTAACGTGTTGTTCAGTATTGGCTAGCCTCGTTAAGCGAACTAGTCACTGCTGAACGCTCTAGCTAGAAGCGAAAGAGTAGGTGTTAGTTATGAAAGTGTGAGGCACGTAAGTCAAATTTTTGATTCAGGCTTTATATTCAGCCTCGCGATATTTGTAACTAAGCTCAAAAATTATTTCTATATAGACCATTAAAGAAGGTAAATATGATCAAGCAAGTTTATGTCATTAGGGCGCTCGCTTTCAGCGCTTTTTTTGCGCTTCATTCTCAGGCGAGTACTAAAATGCTTTTGCCATTGTCCGACCCAGATAATAAGGGGAATTGGTCATTAAATACCGCTGTGAGTGACGAGTTCGATAACAGCACACTCGATGAAGACCGCTGGTTTATTGTCGGTAAGTTTAAAGACGGTAAGCCGCAATATATTCACCCTGACAAACCCGATAAATGGGTATGGAAGGGCAGGGCACCGTCGCAATTTTCCGGGCGAAATCATCGCTTGGAAGACGGAAAGCTAATGCTAGAAGCCCGCTGGGAGCCAGATTTCCCCTTTTCCGATGAAATCAGAAAGCCGGTGTTTGGTGAGCCGATGAAACATGAAAATATTACCGTTCCTTGCCTAATCAACCGCCGTTCATTTACGTACGGCTACATTGAAATCAAAAGTAAATCTGCTGATGCTGAAGTGACTAGCGCTTTTTGGTCAATGGGACCTAAGTTGGAATTTGATTTTTTTGAGTCTTTTGGTGACAGCCGAGAAGATCCCAAAAAAGACCACCTGGACAGTGAATTATGGTGGTCTATCCGAGATTGGGAAAAGCCCGTTGGAGGTAAGCCGAGTTACACCGAACACAAAGATCTTGGCTTTAGAATGGCCGATGACTTTCATGTATACGGCGTAGAATGGAATGAAAATGGGGTTAAGTACTATGTCGACGGCGAGTTGCTGTCAACGGTCAGTGCAGAGCAGGTCACCGCGTGGGCTAAGAAGAACCGCGAAGGACTCCCCGAAGACTACAATGGCTACGTGGCGACAAAGCCGATAAACCTCTGGCTAGACATGGAAACCTTCCCGTGGCACGGCTACCCCAACAGTAAAGAGGATTTGGAAAAGAATAGCCCTGAGCATTTGAAAAATGATGGCGTCGTGGACTTCGAGGTGGAATACATCCGCGTGTGGCAAAAGCCAGAACAACTTGGGCAGTAGTCTATATCAATAAGGGGAATTTATGCTTATAACATTCGAA encodes:
- a CDS encoding family 16 glycosylhydrolase, with protein sequence MIKQVYVIRALAFSAFFALHSQASTKMLLPLSDPDNKGNWSLNTAVSDEFDNSTLDEDRWFIVGKFKDGKPQYIHPDKPDKWVWKGRAPSQFSGRNHRLEDGKLMLEARWEPDFPFSDEIRKPVFGEPMKHENITVPCLINRRSFTYGYIEIKSKSADAEVTSAFWSMGPKLEFDFFESFGDSREDPKKDHLDSELWWSIRDWEKPVGGKPSYTEHKDLGFRMADDFHVYGVEWNENGVKYYVDGELLSTVSAEQVTAWAKKNREGLPEDYNGYVATKPINLWLDMETFPWHGYPNSKEDLEKNSPEHLKNDGVVDFEVEYIRVWQKPEQLGQ